AGATGTTCTCAATCTTTCCTTCGAGATAAGTGATGGAACTATCGCTAGTTGTAAGGTGACTATAGTCGTTCTAGCCTCTCCAATCCCCAACTTCTTGTAAATGGATAGAGGCATTAAGTTGATGCTTTCTCCCAAGTCACATAATGCTCTTCCTAGCTCCTTTCCTCCAATTGATACGGGAATAGTGAACGACCCAGGGTCTTTCTCCTTTAGTGGgatcttgttcttcaatatTGCACTACACTCTTCATTTAGTGACACCATcttaaattcttcaaatttccttCTATTGTACATCCTTCAagaatttcacataatttggCATTTGCTTCAAAGCTTCCACTAGTAgtatgtttatatgaatttcCTTCAGAATATCCATAAACTTCTCAAAATGgacttcctctttctttctttttattctttgtggaaAAGGAGGTGCTGGTGTGTATGTTCTGCTCTCTTGTCCAGTTGTTTGCATTTTTGGCTGCTCCTCAATTTCTGCATAATCCTTGTTGTGTTCTTTCTGTACAGCAGGTTCCTCATTCCTCTGCTGTGTATCAGCAGTTTCTTGGGAATGGCTGTCACCTTGTTCTGCACTTTTTTTCTCCCCTGcttggtattttttttccacttcTCAACACTATTGCTTGATATTGCTCTTTGCCTTCTCTTTTTGGTGTTTCGGTGTTTGCTGGCAGCTTCCCAAGAGGCCTATTTCGTAACTCAGTTGCTAATTGACCTACTTGAACTTCCAAATTTCGCAATGAGGCTTGTTGACTTTGTATCACGACATCATTTTTAGCCATATATTCCTGTATTAGGCTTTCAATAGATGTTCCCGATGTGTATTGAGCTTGGCTAGTTCCTTTCCCTTGGGTGTTGACTTGTTGAGAATTATAAGCTAGTTGATTTTGTAATCCAAAACCCGGAGGGTAATTTGCTTTATGTGGCATTTGTTGGTTGGATGAGCCTTGTCCCTTCCATAAGAAGTTTGGATGATTTCTCCACCCCGGATTATAAGTATTTGAGAAGGGATTATTTTTCGAGTTGCCTTGACTAGCTTGATTCCCGACATAGAAAATTGAGGCCGAATTGCTTGGACATTTATCAAAGGTGTATTCCTCTCCACAATATACACAAGATTCGGCTACTGTCTGGTTAATTATAGCAGCTGTATGGACTGGTGCTTTAAACATGGAGTCTTGTCCCAACGCtagattttgtaaaatattagtcACTGAAGCTAGTTGAGCTTTGATAGAAGACAAAGCATCAACTTCAAGTACTCTTTGAGTCTTATTTCCTTGATTGCTTCTCACATCGGCCCATTGAAAATTGTTAGATGTTATTCTCTCTAAAATCTCATATGCTTCATTGTATGTCTTTGACAAAATAGCTCCATTGGCGGAAGCATCAACTACATGTTTAGTAGCAATATTTAATCCATGGTAGAAAGTCTCCATTTGTATACAATGAGGTAGTCCATGGTGAGGACACTTTCTAAGCATCTCCTTAAATCTCTCCCAAGCTTCACTTAGTGTCTCATCTTCAAACTGTTGAATAACAACAATCTCATTTCTGAACCGTGCGTTTATAGTGGGTGGAAAATACTTGATCAAAAAATTTTCTACTAGACTATTCCAAGAATCAATTGTTTCCGGTACTAAAGTATTCAACCATGATTTAGCACCATCCCTCAATGAATATGGGAATAAGCTCAATCTAATCACGTCTTTATCCAGTCCTTGGAATCAAAATGTAAGGAttcgaatttttgttttatttattttacat
This genomic window from Cucurbita pepo subsp. pepo cultivar mu-cu-16 chromosome LG01, ASM280686v2, whole genome shotgun sequence contains:
- the LOC111794553 gene encoding uncharacterized protein LOC111794553; protein product: METFYHGLNIATKHVVDASANGAILSKTYNEAYEILERITSNNFQWADVRSNQGNKTQRVLEVDALSSIKAQLASVTNILQNLALGQDSMFKAPVHTAAIINQTVAESCVYCGEEYTFDKCPSNSASIFYVGNQASQGNSKNNPFSNTYNPGWRNHPNFLWKGQGSSNQQMPHKANYPPGFGLQNQLAYNSQQVNTQGKGTSQAQYTSGTSIESLIQEYMAKNDVVIQSQQASLRNLEVQVGQLATELRNRPLGKLPANTETPKREGEKKSAEQGDSHSQETADTQQRNEEPAVQKEHNKDYAEIEEQPKMQTTGQESRTYTPAPPFPQRIKRKKEEVHFEKFMDILKEIHINILLVEALKQMPNYVKFLKDVQ